The following are encoded in a window of Gossypium raimondii isolate GPD5lz chromosome 13, ASM2569854v1, whole genome shotgun sequence genomic DNA:
- the LOC105781680 gene encoding uncharacterized protein LOC105781680: MAPLQVAEVNENRGCIYKVPHRLREVNEKAYEPNVVSIGPYHHGKQHLKAMQVIKRSFFLKIAEENNPNVNELARIMRSLEARIRKCYEEEAFYLDSDQLVEMMLLDGCFIVQQIRGIHLAEDIFEVGRIQTDILHDLLLLENQLPFFVLFEVYRTMVPIAGGDVRHLARSALSLFGVSPCRLPETGIMHLLDLVLSCEHPSPLGIKQHELFKAKAKAKAKAAAAAAKPNSQRSWKFIRSATELEGAGISFFGDHIENMKDQNHGIESKLHIMVYGGRTMTWHGAETSWRHVAWRRWRTCEGRA; the protein is encoded by the exons ATGGCTCCTCTTCAAGTGGCTGAAGTAAATGAAAATCGCGGCTGTATATATAAAGTGCCTCATAGACTTCGTGAAGTGAATGAAAAAGCCTATGAACCAAATGTGGTTTCAATTGGTCCCTATCACCATGGTAAGCAACACTTGAAGGCGATGCAAGTTATCAAACGGAGTTTCTTTCTGAAGATAGCTGAGGAAAACAACCCTAACGTCAATGAACTTGCAAGGATCATGAGAAGCTTAGAAGCACGAATTAGAAAATGCTATGAAGAAGAAGCTTTTTACCTTGACTCTGACCAACTTGTTGAGATGATGCTCCTTGATGGTTGTTTTATTGTTCAGCAAATCCGGGGGATTCACCTAGCCGAAGATATTTTTGAAGTGGGACGTATTCAAACTGACATTCTTCATGATTTATTACTGCTAGAAAACCAGCTTCCTTTCTTTGTGCTTTTTGAGGTGTATCGGACGATGGTGCCCATTGCTGGAGGAGATGTTCGTCACTTGGCTCGCTCTGCTCTTTCTTTATTCGGCGTGTCCCCTTGTCGTTTACCCGAAACAGGTATCATGCATCTACTGGACTTAGTACTTAGTTGTGAACACCCTTCACCTCTAGGAATAAAGCAACATGAGCTTTttaaagcaaaagcaaaagcaaaagcaaaagcagcagcagcagcagcaaaaCCAAATTCCCAACGCTCATGGAAGTTCATACGTAGCGCAACAGAGCTGGAAGGTGCTGGAATCAGTTTCTTTGGTGACCATATTGAGAACATGAAAGATCAGAACCACGGGATAGAGAGCAAGTTACATATAATG GTGTACGGAGGCCGTACAATGACGTGGCACGGCGCAGAGACCAGCTGGAGGCACGTGGCGTGGAGGCGGTGGCGCACGTGCGAGGGTAGAGCCTGA